The Jatrophihabitans endophyticus genome includes the window GTCTCGCCCTCGGCGCGGCGGCCGCGCTGCCACTGGCCGCCGTCCGCGCGGGCGCGCCGCACGCCGGGCTGCTCGGCGCGGTCGGGGCGGTGGCCCTGCTCGCGCTGCTCACCCGCGGCCTGCACCTCGACGGCCTCGCCGACACCGCCGACGGCCTCGGCAGCCGCGCCCCCGCGGCCCGCGCGCTCGCGATCATGCGGCAGTCCGACATCGGGCCGTTCGGCGTCGTCGCGATCCTCGTCGCCGTGCTCGTCGACATCGCGGCGCTGGCGGCGGTGCCGCACGGCACGTGGGCCGGCTGCGCCGCGCTCGCGGTGGCCGCCGCGACCGGCCGACTGGCCGTCGTGCACGCCGCCGCCGCGCGGCCCGCCCACCCCGACGGCTTCGGCGCGCTCGTGCAGGGCGCGGCGCCCGGCGGGGTCGTGGTCGTCGAGACGGCGGGCGTGCTCGCCGCGGGCGGGCTGCTCGCCGCCGCGGTCGGGGCGTCCTGGTGGTGGTGGCTCGGCGGTCAGGCTGTCGCGCTCGCCGCCGCGGCCGGGCTGCGGTGGCACGCGTCGCGTCGCCTCGGCGGCACGACCGGCGACGTCTACGGCGCGCTCGTCGAGACCGCCACCGCGCTCACGCTGGCGGGGCTGTGCCTGCGATGACGAGTTCGCGGTGCCGCCCCGGGTCGGCGAGCACGAAGACGGCGGCCGAGCGCACCGTCACCCACGGGCCCCGCGCCGGCTCGTGGCCGTCCCACCAGCCGACCGCGTGCCGGACGGCGTCGCCGTGACTCACCAGCACCGCCACGCGGTCGCGGTAGGCGGTCACGACGGCTGCCATCCGATCGTGCACCTGCCGCGCCGACTCGCCGCCGCCGATCGCGACGTCGGGATCGGTCCAGTCGACGCCCTCGGTGGCGGCGGCCGCGGCGTCGTCGGCCATGCCCTGCAAGCGGCCCAGGTGCTGCTCGCGCAGCCGCCGGTCCAGCACGACCGGCCGCCCCGCGGCCAGGATCGCGGCCGTCTGCCGGGTGCGCAGCAGGTCGCTGCTGACGAACACGTCGACCCGTCTGCCCGCCGCCTGCAGATCGGCGGTGATCGCCGCGCCCGCCGCCGCCACCTGCCGCCGGCCGCGTGCGGTGAGCGGCGGGTGCGACAGTTGACCCTGCGTGCGCCGCTGGACGTTCCAGGTGGACTGACCGTGGCGCACCAGGTAGATCACGAGACCGGAGCATGCCCTACGCAGCCGGGGAGGACGACATGACCTGGCCGCGCCCGGTGCCCACCGTCGGCGACCCGAGCTCGGCGGCCGAGCGGCGGGCCGACCCCACCGGCTGGGCCCTCGGCGCCGACGTCGTGGCCGCGCTGCACGAGGTCGTCGCCGCCCGCCGCGACGTCCGCCGCTTCCGGCCCGACGACGTCGCGCCCGAGCTGCTGGAGCAGGTGCTCGCCGCGGGCCACCGCGCGCCCTCGGTCGGACACTCGCAGCCGTGGCGCTTCGTCGTGGTGCGCGAGCAGGCCACGCGCGACCGGGCCGCGGGGCTGGCCGATCGTGAGCGGCTGCGGCAGGCCGAGGGGCTCACCCCCGACCGTCGCGCCCGGCTGCTGGACCTCCAGCTCGAGGGCATCCGCGAGGCGCCGGTCGGCGTCGTCGTCGCCTGCGACCGGCGGGCCGCGGCGGACGGCGTGCTCGGCCGCGCGACCTTCCCCGACACCGACCTGTGGAGCTGTGCCTGCGCGATCCAGAACATCTGGCTCGCCGCCCGCGCCGCGGGTCTCGGTCTCGGCTGGGTGACGCTGTTCCGTCCGATCGACCTCGCCGGGCTGCTCGGCCTGCCCGACGGCGTCGAGACGCTGGGCTGGCTGTGCCTCGGCTGGCCCGACGAGCGTCCGCCCGAACCGGGCCTGGAACGGCGCGGCTGGTCGCAGCGCGTGCCGCTGGCCGACGTGGTGCTGCACGAGCGGTGGCCGGCCGCCGGCGCGGCGCCCGAGCCGCCGCCGTCCTACCTCGCCGCGCCCGACCCGGCCGCCGTGGTCGCCGCTCGCGACACCGGCGACGACCTGCTCGCCGCCCCCGGCTCGCTCGGTGTCCTCGACGCGACGATCGACCGCGTCGTCGCGCTGCCGGGCGCCGACCCGGTGGGCGGGACGCTCGTGCTCGCCGCCGGCGACCACCCGGTCGCCGGGCTCGGGGTCTCGGCCTACCCGGCGTCGGTGACCGCCGACGTGCTCGCCGCGACCGCGGCGGGGGAGTCCCTCGCCGCCGTCACGGCCCGCGCGGCCGGGCTGCGCCTCGTGGCCCGCCATGCCGTGCCCACCCGGCCGCAGGGCGACCTGCTGCACGCCGACGCGCTGCACCCCGACGACGTCGCCACCCTGCTCGCCGACGGCGTCGCGCTCGGCCGCGAGGCGG containing:
- a CDS encoding adenosylcobinamide-GDP ribazoletransferase, translated to MSGLRTALGLFTVLPVGAPPTLTPTDARRALRWLPALGLALGAAAALPLAAVRAGAPHAGLLGAVGAVALLALLTRGLHLDGLADTADGLGSRAPAARALAIMRQSDIGPFGVVAILVAVLVDIAALAAVPHGTWAGCAALAVAAATGRLAVVHAAAARPAHPDGFGALVQGAAPGGVVVVETAGVLAAGGLLAAAVGASWWWWLGGQAVALAAAAGLRWHASRRLGGTTGDVYGALVETATALTLAGLCLR
- a CDS encoding histidine phosphatase family protein yields the protein MIYLVRHGQSTWNVQRRTQGQLSHPPLTARGRRQVAAAGAAITADLQAAGRRVDVFVSSDLLRTRQTAAILAAGRPVVLDRRLREQHLGRLQGMADDAAAAATEGVDWTDPDVAIGGGESARQVHDRMAAVVTAYRDRVAVLVSHGDAVRHAVGWWDGHEPARGPWVTVRSAAVFVLADPGRHRELVIAGTAPPA
- the bluB gene encoding 5,6-dimethylbenzimidazole synthase, whose protein sequence is MTWPRPVPTVGDPSSAAERRADPTGWALGADVVAALHEVVAARRDVRRFRPDDVAPELLEQVLAAGHRAPSVGHSQPWRFVVVREQATRDRAAGLADRERLRQAEGLTPDRRARLLDLQLEGIREAPVGVVVACDRRAAADGVLGRATFPDTDLWSCACAIQNIWLAARAAGLGLGWVTLFRPIDLAGLLGLPDGVETLGWLCLGWPDERPPEPGLERRGWSQRVPLADVVLHERWPAAGAAPEPPPSYLAAPDPAAVVAARDTGDDLLAAPGSLGVLDATIDRVVALPGADPVGGTLVLAAGDHPVAGLGVSAYPASVTADVLAATAAGESLAAVTARAAGLRLVARHAVPTRPQGDLLHADALHPDDVATLLADGVALGREAAAHGLVCLGEVGIGNTTVAAALACALLDRPAAELVGLGAGADTAMVRRKTEVVAGALDRVGTRAADAPAAVLAALGGPEFALLTGVVLGAAGAGVPVVLDGLATSVAALLAVRTDAGVRSALVAGQRSRERGHAAILVELGLEPLLDLRLRAGEGVGACLAAQALRSGLAVRRAAGRTR